Below is a window of Cryobacterium sp. PAMC25264 DNA.
GCTGATCAAGTCGTTGCCCAAGGCCATCCGCCGCAACGTCGTGCCCGCCGCCGACTGGGCCGTGCGCCTGCTCGCCGAGCTGCCCCCGGCCCCCGGTGTGGTGGGAAGCTCGCTGGTTGAGCCTGTCGAAACCTCGCAAGGTGCCTCGAATCGCACCAACACTCACGGCGACTCGTCCGACCCCTCCTTCGCCGAAACCCTCGCCGCCCTCATCCAGCGCCTCACCTACGTGCCCGTCACCGTGCGCGACTTCGACCTCTCCCGGGTGCCGGCGCACCTGCGCATGACCTTCCGGGTGGTCGACGAGCGCGGCAAGAGCGTCGCCAGCGGCAAAGACCTCGGTGAACTGCAGCGGCGCCTGGGCAACAAGGCGCGCGAATCCGTCGCCAAGGCCTCCGCCGCCGTGCCCACGAACGCTATCGAGCGCTCGGGCCTCACCACCTGGGACTTCGTCGAGCTGCCCCGCTTCATCGACACCAAGCAGGGTGACAACACCATCCGCGGCTACCCCACCCTGATCGACGACGGAACGTCGGTAAGCATCCGCATGATGAGCACCGTTGACGAGCAGGCCCGCACGCTGCCCGGCGGCGTGCGCCGACTGCTGCTGCTGGCGACCCCCTCGCCGGTGGCCTACGTGCAGCAGCACCTCAAGGGCGGCGAGAAGCTCTCTTTGGCCACCAGCCCGTACCGTTCGACCCAGGCCCTGTTCGACGACTGCCTCGCGGCCGCCGTCGATGATGTGCTCTACCGAGTGCGGCCCGACGGCCAGGTCTTCATGAAGGCTGAATTCGACACCATCCGCGACCGGGTCTCCGGGGTGGTGATGGACTCGATGTTCGAGACCGTCGGCCTCGTGGCCCGCATCCTCACGGCCTCACGAGCCGCCGACAAGGCGCTCAAGGCCTCCACGAGCATGGCCCTGCTGGCGGCGCTCACGGATGCCCGCGAGCAGCTGAACGGGCTGGTCTACCCCGGTTTCGTCAGCGCCACCGGTCTTGCCCAGCTGCGGCACCTGCCGCGCTACCTCGGCGGCATCAGCGCGCGCATCGACAAGCTCCTCGACAACCCCAACCGAGACCGGGTGTGGATGAACGAGGTGCAGTCCGCCACGGCCAAGTTCACCGAGGCCGGCGGCCGCATCCCGTTGCCCGAGACGGCCGCGCCGAACCTGGTGCGCGCCCGCTGGATGATCGAGGAGCTGCGCATCAGCCTCTTCGCCCAGGAGCTGCGGGCCGCGGAGAGCGTCTCCCTCCAGCGCATCCAGAAGGTCCTAGCCTCCTAGCCCCGTCTCACGAGGTCTCGACGAGCTCGACCGACGAGGCGGGGCGTTCCGCGGACCGCAGCAAAAAAGGAAATAGTGACCAAAAAAGGACGAAATCCGAGATTTCGTCCTTTTTTGCGACCTTTTTCCCGTTTTGCGGTCGTCGTCTAGAGCACCTTGGAGAGGAACGCCTGGGTGCGGGCGTGCCTCGGGTTCGCCAGGACCTCCGAGGGGAGGCCCGACTCGACGACGACACCGGCGTCCATGAACACCAGGGAGTCGGCGACCTCACGGGCGAAGCCCATCTCGTGGGTCACCACGATCATGGTCATGCCCTCCTTGGCCAGGCCCTTCATCACGTCGAGCACCTCGCCGACGAGCTCGGGGTCGAGCGCGCTGGTGGGCTCGTCGAAGAGCATCAGCTTGGGCTCCATGGCCAGTGCCCGGGCGATCGCCACCCGCTGCTGCTGTCCGCCGGAGAGATGCGCCGGGTAGTACTCGGCCCGGTCGGCCAGGCCCACCCGGGCCAGCAGCTCGCGCGCGCTCGACTCGACCTTCGCCTTGGGCAGGCCCTTGACACGCAGCGGCGCCTCCATGACGTTCTGCAGAGCGGTCATGTGCGGGAACAGGTTGAACCGCTGGAACACCATGCCGATGTCGCGGCGTTGCTTCGCTGCTTCCTTGGGCGCCATCTCGTAGAGCTTGCCGTTGGCTTCGCGGTAGCCGATCAGGTCACCGTCCACGCTGAGCCGGCCGGCCGAGAGCACCTCGAGGTGATTGATGCAGCGCAGGAACGTGGACTTGCCTGAGCCCGACGGCCCGACCAGGCACATGACCTCGCCGCGCTTGACCTCGAGCGTGATGCCCTTGAGCACCTCGTGCGTGCCGAAGCTCTTGGTCACTTGCTCGGCCAGCACCATCGGCGTCTCGGATGCGACGCCCCACACTGTCGTGTCGCTCATCGTGCTCCCCCGTCGCCGGGCGTGCCCGGGTTATCGGTCTTCGGCGGCGCGATCACGGTCGGCTGGCCCGCGCCCACCACAGGCAACACGCCCGTGATGACGCCGGTGCCGGTGCCCACGTCGTTCTTGTCGGTCTGCCGGTCGCCCACTCCACGGGAGAAGCGCTTCTCCAGGAAGTACTGGCCCACCATGAGGATCGAGGTGAAGAACAGGTACCAGATCGACGCCACGATGAGCAGCGGGATCGGGTTGAAGGTCTCCGCCGAGATGTCCCGCGACCGGGTGAACAGCTCGAGGCTGAACGGCACGGCCGTGACCAGCGAGGTCGTTTTCAGCATCGAGATCACCTCGTTGCCGGTCGGCGGGATGATCACCCGCATCGACTGCGGCAGGATGACCCGGGTCATCGTCTGCGACCAACTCATGCCCAGGGCGACCGAGGCCTCTTCCTGGCCCTTGTCGACCGAGAGGAGTCCGGCACGCACGATCTCGGCCATGTACGCGGCCTCGTTCAGCGCCAGACCGATGACGGCCAACGTGAAGGTGTTCAACGCCGCATTGGTGCTGAACGAGATCCACGGCGTCATGAACGGCAGGCCGATGTCGATGC
It encodes the following:
- a CDS encoding amino acid ABC transporter ATP-binding protein; amino-acid sequence: MVLAEQVTKSFGTHEVLKGITLEVKRGEVMCLVGPSGSGKSTFLRCINHLEVLSAGRLSVDGDLIGYREANGKLYEMAPKEAAKQRRDIGMVFQRFNLFPHMTALQNVMEAPLRVKGLPKAKVESSARELLARVGLADRAEYYPAHLSGGQQQRVAIARALAMEPKLMLFDEPTSALDPELVGEVLDVMKGLAKEGMTMIVVTHEMGFAREVADSLVFMDAGVVVESGLPSEVLANPRHARTQAFLSKVL
- a CDS encoding amino acid ABC transporter permease, whose protein sequence is MSTTNVNGHAAAATPPRGAPAPSEPIKAIRLRHPWRVVFAVLLVAIFAWFVVDAAFRPAYDWPSVGKYLFDRRISMAALVTIELTVFSMVIAIVLGVILAVMRLSPNPVVKSVAWFYLWIFRGTPVYVQLTIWGLISLIYTSIDIGLPFMTPWISFSTNAALNTFTLAVIGLALNEAAYMAEIVRAGLLSVDKGQEEASVALGMSWSQTMTRVILPQSMRVIIPPTGNEVISMLKTTSLVTAVPFSLELFTRSRDISAETFNPIPLLIVASIWYLFFTSILMVGQYFLEKRFSRGVGDRQTDKNDVGTGTGVITGVLPVVGAGQPTVIAPPKTDNPGTPGDGGAR